Within Microbaculum marinisediminis, the genomic segment CGTACCGCCCGACCGATCCGTCTCCACAGGATGTACAGGCGTACGCGAAGCGGCATCGGTCTTCAGATCAGCGTGACGATCTTGCCGAACACCTTGCGGCTTTCCAGCCGATCGAGTCCGACCTCGAAATCGGCGATATCGATCTTGGTGTCGATGACCGGCTGGATGCCGTCGGCCATCTTGGCGAGGCTTTCGGCGATGTTGCGCATGGTGCAGCCGAAGCTGCCGAATATCTTGAGCTGCTGCTGGAAGAGCTGCATCAGGTTGATCTGCGTGGTGACGCCGGAGGTCGAGCCGCAGGTGACCAAACGACCACCGCGTTTCAGCGACAGCATGCTGCCGGCCCACGTGTCCGGGCCGACATGCTCGAACACGACCTCCACGCCCTTCTTGCCGGTGATCTTGCGCACCATGTGCTCGAACCGGTCGGTTCGGTAGTTGATGACGTGATCGGCGCCCAGCGCCTTCGCCTTCTTCGCCTTCTCGTCGTCGCCGACGGTGGTGATGACGGTGGCCCCGATGGCCTTGGCCATGCGGATCGCGGCTGTGCCGATACCGCTGCCGCCGGCATGGACCAGCACCGTCTCGTCGCTCTCGAGCTTGGCGTTGTCGAACAGCATGTGCTGGACGGTACCGAAGGTGATCGGCGCGCAGGCCGCGTCGATCCACGAGACGCCATCGGGCACCGGCACGGTAAGCCGGGCCTGCGTGTTCATGAGCTCTCGGGCGAAGCCGTCGACATGGAAGCCCAGGACGCCGGCGACGTTCTCGCAGAGATTGTCGCGACCTTCCCGGCAGGGCCGGCAGGTGCCGCAGGTCATGGCGCCGTAGAGCGCGACCTTGTCGCCCACCTTGCGGTCGCTGACATCGGGGCCGACCGCGACGATCTCGCCGGCGGCTTCGGCGCCGACGACCAGCGGCAGCTTGCGCTTGGCGAAGGCCATGCCGCGCCAACCCCAGACGTCGATGTGATTGAGCGCCATCGCGCGCACGCGCACCTGAACCTCGCCGGCGCCGGGCGGCGGCGGATCGGGCTGCTCGATCAACTGCAAATTCCGATCGGAGACGAGCGTTAGGGCGCGCATCGCACTGTCTTTCGTTTTTTCTTAGGCTGACGGATCAGCGGTGAACCGGTATTGCCGCGGTCAATCCGCCGTCGACCGGCAATACCGCGCCGGTTATATAACCCGCCCCCGGCGACATGAGAAAGTCCACCAGATTGGCGATTTCCTCGGGCGCGGCGAAGCGGCCGGCGGGAATCTGGCTTTCCATGTGCTGATGATAGTCGGCATAGGGGGCCAGCATGTCGGTGTCGATGAAGCCCGGCGCGACGAAATTCACCGTCACTCCGCGCCGTGCCGTTTCCAGCGCCAGCGTCCGCACATATCCGAGCAGGGCGGCTTTCGACGCGCCGTAAGCGGAGTTGCCGATGGTGCCGCGCAACGCGATGACAGAGCCGATCACGACAATGCGGCCGCTACGTGCCCGCGTCATCCGTCTCACGAGGCCGGCGGCGAGCCGGGTCATCGACCAGAAATTGACCTGCATCGCGGCCTCGGCGCGATCCTGGTCCATGACCGCCGCAAGGCTGTCGTAGGTCAGACCGGCATTGTGAACGAGGCCGTAGAAGGTCTCGTCCTCGATCAGCGATACGAATTCATCGATCGAGCCGCGATCCGACAGGTCCACCGAATGGGCCTCGAACGCGCCGTTCGGATACGCCGTCCGCAACTCCTCGAGCGTCGTCTCCGCTTTGTCGGGCGAGGCGTTGTAGGTGAACGTGACATCATGGCCGGAGGCCGCCATCGCATGGACGATGGCCCGGCCGAGACCGCGCGCTCCGCCGGTCACCAGCACGCGTCGCGCTGGCGTCTTGCCGTCGGCGGCAGCGGCCATCAGGCAGGCTCCGCGGCCAGGACCAGGGAGACGTTCTGTCCACCAAAGCCGAAGGAATTCGACAGGACGCGGCGCACCTCCGCGTCGCGGGCGGTGTTGGGCACCACGTCGAGCGGGATCGCGGGATCGGGAACGTCGTAATTGATCGTCGGCGGGAGGCGGCCCTCCGCGATCGTCATCAGCGAGAATACGGCCTCGACAGCGCCGGCGGCCGTCAGGGTGTGGCCTATCATCGACTTGTTGGAGCTGATCGGAACGGCCTGAGCATGGTCACCGAACACGGTCTGGACGCCAAGGCATTCCATCTTGTCGTTTTCCGGCGTCCCGGTGCCGTGGGCGTTGATGTAGTCGACGTCCTCAGGCGTCACGCCCGCATCGTCGAGGGCGGCCTGGATGCAGTCGATGATGGCGTGCCCGTCCGGATTGGACCGGGTGCGGTGGAACGAATCGGCCTGCTCGCCGGCGCCTTCGAGGACACCGAGGATGCGGGCGCCGCGCGCTCTGGCATGTTCCAGGCTTTCCAGCACCAGGGCGGCTGCGCCTTCGGCCATGACGAAGCCGTCGCGATTCTTGGCAAACGGCTTGGCGGCGCCTTCCGGCGGGTCGTTCTGGGTCGACAGAGCCGACAGAAGCGAGAAGCGGATCAGCGCTTCGGCGTGGATCGAGCCGTCGGTGCCGACCGACAGGGCCGCGTCGGCCTCGCCGCGGCGAATCGCTTCGATGCCGAGCTGGATCGCCGTCGCGCCGGACGCGCAGGCGGTCGACAGCGAGATCGGCGAGCCCTTGGTGCCGTAGCGATCGGCAAGCGTCTCGGCGACGCTGCCGAACAGGAAGCGGCGATGCAGGTCCGGCCGGCCCTGGCGCGCGGCGGCAAGCAGGGTGCCGTAGTCGACCGGCCCGTCCGGGTTCATCGAACGCGCCAGTTCCTCGCGCTGCGGCCATTCCATTTCGACCGGCGGTACGGCGATGAACAACGGACCGGGAAAATCGCCGCGCGCGCCGACATCGGACTGCTCGATCGCCTCGGCGACCGCCATGTTGGCAAGCGTCTCTGACAGGCCGGGCGCGCAGAAGAACGGTTCCACGTCGACGAACTCGACGGTCCCGCCGATCGTGGTGCGCAGGCTATCGGTGGGAAAGCGGGTGATGGTATGGATGCCGGAGGTGCCGGACGTCAGCGCCTTCCAATTGTCCTCGCGGCCGCGCCCCAGAGACGTGACGATGCCCATCCCAGTCACGACGACGACCGGGCGCCCCTTGCTGTCATGGGTGCCGTTGGTAGCAGACATGTCCATGGACTCCTGTTGCTGCGGCAAATCGCGCAGCCGGTTCAGCCTTGTTCAGCGGCCGACGGGGCTCACCAATGCCATGCCTTCGCCGCGCCAGTGGCCCCACATATTCACGAGCACCTGATCGATCGGTGCGTCCGTCCCGGTTTCGAGGCCCGTAGCATCGAGCGGCGGATAGGGCCGGCCATCCGAGGCCGCCTGTGCGGCGAGTGCTACGAGCGCGGGAAACTGCGCTTCCAGTCCATGGCCGATCAGCGATCCGACCGCTCTTGCAGTCCCGTCGATATCGCCGGCGAGAAGACCCGTCAAGAAGTCCCGTTCTTCCGCGGAAATCGCCTGGGCACCTGTCGCGCCGCTGTAGATCGCGGTGCGGCCGGAGATCAGCGGCTTTATGGCGTCGAACTGCCGCCTTGCCGACGCCGTCGCCTGGCCCGGTTCGCGATTGCACCGGTCGGAGAGGACGGCATCGAGCCTGGCGATCGGATCTGCCCCGCGGGAGGCGGCGTGCTCCGGCGATTCGAGCACGAGAAACGCGCCCATCGAGCCGGTTATCATGCCGCCGTTCCCCTGGACCCTCTCCCAGATCGGCTGCCAGTCCTCGCGCGACAGGAAATTGCCGAGTTCGAACAGAAGCAGCATGTCGAGCCGCGCGGCATTGTAGGAGCCGCCGACCAGGCAGATGTCGCTCTGACCGGAGGCCACGCGGGCATGGGCGGTGCGAACCGCGTCGACGCCGGCGGCCTCTTCGCCCATGAAGGTGCGCGAGGAGCCGGTCACCTTGTGGACGATCGAGATGTTGCCGGCCAGAAGGTTGGGAAGCTGCGCGAGGAACAGCGTCGGGCGCAGGTCGTTGGACAGGCGCTCGTTGAGCAGGCTGCCGGGATCGTTCGACTTCAGCAGGTCGGTCAGGATCGCGCTGTCGACATCGGTGTCGCGTTCGCCGCCGCCCGCCGAGACAATCATGTCGGTGCGCGCGAGAATCTCGGTCTCGGTCTTAATGCCCGCATCGTCGAGCGCCAGGCCGGCCGCGTAGGTCCCGATACGCTGCCAGGGCTCCATCTGGCGCTGATCGCCGCGCTTGGGGATCTGCTTGTCGAAATCGACGTCGACCAGCGGATGGATGGGGTAGGGCGCGTAGGTCTCGCGATCGACGACCGGTTTCCGGCCGCCCTGCGCATTCAGCGCGTCACGGTGCTGATCCAGCCCCTCGCCGAGCGAGGAGACCAGGCCAACCCCGGTGATGAGAACGTCGCGTCGCGCTTCGGTGTTCATGCGATGAGCTCTTGCGGATAGCCGAGCCGGATGGCGTTGCCGGTCATGAGCGTGCGGAAATCAGGCGTCGGGAACGGCATGACGCGGAAGGTGAGCCGCGCGTCGCAGATCGGCTTGCCGTCGCGCTTGATCTTCGCCTTCGTCATGGCATAGCCCGAGCCGTCATGCTCGAGGACGGCTTCCAGATCGAGCACGTCTCCGGGCGTCACGAACGTGCGGAACTTCGCTTCGCGAACGCCGGCCAGGAACGGCATGCTGTTAAAGCCGTTGACGGACAGAACCAGATAGCCCGACGTCTGCGCCATCGATTCGATGAGCAGAACACCTGGCATCAGCGGATGGCCGGGGAAGTGCCCCTCGAAGATCGTGTTCTCCTCGGGGACCGTCGCACGGGCGCGGATCATCCCCGCGTCCTTGCCGACCTCGACAATCTCGTCGATGAGCTGGAAGTACTCGATACGCATCGTCGGGCCAGCAGGGCGGGTTCAGGCGGTCTTCGCGGCGATCAGTTCGTCAATCCGCTCGCACAGGTTCTTCAGGACGAAATACTGCTCGGCGGATGCCTTGCCCTCATTCACTTCCTGGGTCCACTGCTCGAACGGCATCTTGATTCCGAACGCCTTATCGATGGCGAACGCTATGTCGAGGAAGTCCAGGCTGTCGATGCCCAGGTCGTCGATGACATGGCTGTCCGGCTTGATGTCGTCGCGCGGAATGTCGCACGTTTCCGAAATGATGTCGGCGACCGTATCGAAGGTGGACGACATTAGGCATATCTCCAGAGTAGTGGCGGCGGTCCCGCCGAATGTGACTGGCGGCATCGTCCGTGGCTGTGGGGCGGGCCGATGGCACCGAATGGCCCGCCCGATCTAAACGAGGCGCGCGCCAAGTGCAACGGTATCGCGACACGTGCTTGCACGCGCCGCCCGCTCCGGCTATATGCCAGAACCAGACGCCGCCGACCAGTGGCCGGTTGGCGTCATGGGCGCGTAGCTCAGCGGGAGAGCACTACGTTGACATCGTAGGGGTCGCTGGTTCAATCCCAGCCGCGCCCACCATCTATCCTACGGAAATATAATCATAAATCCGACTGTCGTGTTTCCGCCGGCTTTGCCGGCCTGGCGGAAAAGCGACTGTTTTCGTGCCGCGACGACCTCGATCAAAAAGTCGTTTGCCGCCGATTCTGCTTCGCTCAGAAAGTCCGAATCGAACCGTCCGAAGCGGTCATTGGTCGATTCGCGGCGATGGCCCGGCCACATTTCCCGCTGCTCTTTATGCACGCCGCGCCAACTTCGCACGTCTGGTGCAGATCCCCGGCGGGCTAGAGGGGGCCTTCATCCTTCCGGTCAACGACGCGCCGGAGGTGGACCGGATCTTCGAGGGCATCGCGCTCGATGAGGTGGTCGCGGCCTATCAGATCTCCGGGTGCACGGTCGTGGGCGCGGGCCCGCCGCAGCGGGGGCATTTGAGGGCGGTTGCATCGCCGATTCGAGCCGACCTTCGGCCCCTGGCCCGTCTTCGAGGACGGCGGCGCGCTCAGCCGGAGGGGAAATCATGCTGCCGGTCTGCGCCATGTCAGCCATGTCAGCATCGAAAGGCCCAGGACGGCGGACATCACCGACCCGGTGAAAATCCCGATCTTCCCAGCATCAATCAGTGCGGGGGAGTAGGCCAGTTCCGCGACGAACAGCGACATGGTGAAGCCGATCCCGGTCAAAAGAGCCCCGGCCGCCATGTAGCGCCAACTCAAGCCTCGCGACTTGATTGCGAGACAGGCATGCGCGGCCAACCAGCTAAAGGACATGACGCCGATTGGCTTGCCGAGAACCAGGCCGATGACGATCGCGACCGAAACCGGCTGCCCAATGTCGTCGACGGAGATCGGGACGCCCGCATTGGCCAGCGCGAAGATCGGCATGATCACAAATCCCACCCAGGGATGAAGCATCATCACCAGGCGCTCCACCGGCGACAGCGACTCGGCGACGGCCACGCCGGCTTTTCGCAAGTCGCGACGGTCGGCGGTATCTCCGCTCCAATGATCGCCGATCGGGTAGGACAGCACGCGTTCGAGTATGCCCCGCAACCGCGCATCGCTCACCCAGGCGCGTGTTGGCGTCATCAGGCCCAGAACGACGCCGGCGACCGTCGGGTGGATTCCCGAGGAATCGACGCACAGCCAGATGGCGCCTCCGAAAAGGAAGTAGACGGGTATGCACCTGATCCCGATGCGAGCCGATACAGCAACGACCGCGAGCCCCGCGATCGCGAAGCCGAGCCCTGCCCAATTCAGGGACGTACCGTAGCCCAGCGCGACGACCAGGATCGCCCCGACATCATCGAAGATTGCCAGCGACAGCAAGTACAGTCTCAGACCGGGCGGGATGCGCCAGCTGAAGAGTGCAAGACAGCCGATGACGAAGGCAGTGTCGGTCGCCATCACGGTTCCCCACCCATGCGCTCCGGGCTTGCCTGACATGAATGCGAGATAGAGAAGTGCGGGAACCAGCATGCCGCCGACGGCGCCGGCCAACGGCAATGCCGCGAAACGGGGATGCCGCAGCTCGCCGAGGACCAGCTCTCGTTTGAGCTCCAGGGCAACGACGAAGAAGAAGAACGTCATCAACCCGTCATTGATCCAGTGCTGTAGTGATCGACCGAACTCCCACGGGCCGAAATGGAGGCCTATCGGCGTCTCCCAGAATGCGAGGAAGGGGCCCGACAACGGCGAGTTGGCCAGGGTCATTGCGGTGATTGCCGCAAGGAGCAGGAGGAGGCCGATCGCCGCTTCGACCTTCAGGAATCGCGCAATGGGCGTGGTGAATCGGTTGGCCAGCTCATACGGAAGATCCGGAGTGTCCACCGTGGTCTTGCCGGTGCGCTTCCAAGTTTTGCTGTTCGCGAGTTCGGGCATCACGACATGTCCCATCGCCTGCAATTTCGCTGCCCGATGGAGTTCTTGAACGAAGTTACCCTCTATCGGGCCCTTGTTCAGTCGTGTGCGCCGTTCGTGTGATCGTGCAGAAAGCGGGCGATCCGCCCGGCCGTTCATTCACATAATCTGCGCCGACCTCACTCGACGCCCATTTGCTTTTGTTTCGCGACACACTGATCTGTATGTCCCTTATTCAATAAGTATTGCTGCGCGAAGACATTGCAATGATCCGACGCCCTCAGTTGCGCAGGGCATCCGATCGCATGTGCGGCTTGGGCCCGGGCACCGTGCGGCGTCGGCTTTCTCATTCTCATTCGTTGTCGTCGAGCGTTTTCGCGACCATGGCGAGCAGATGCCCCATCATAGGGGGCCCTTTTGACTGCCTTCGTGACGCGTCGGGCGATCGTGGAGGGCAGGTCATGGTGTTCCCGCCCCGGCGGGCCGACCGCGAACCCGGCGAAGACAGGCCCGCTTGCCCCAAGTCGCCGGGTACGGATCCGAATCGGCCCTGATCATCAACATGGTTCCGATTCGCGACCCGGCGTAAGTCGCGGGCACCGCGGCTCGAGTCTTGATTTGCCGACCCGCGTGGTCGTTCCGGCCTGCTCCATGTAATCGAATCGTTCAGCGGGCAGCCATTTCCACGCGATATTGGTTCGGCATGGAAAAGGCTCACTCGGCTTTTTTATGCGAATAGCGCGTCGCGTTCGAATTGCTCGCCAGTCATGCCGAATTTTCAGTGTTTATTGGCGGTCGCGATCTCGGTGAAATTTCCGGGCAAGTTAAATTTATAGTCGCTATAATTATCCAGTATTTTTTCTGAGGTGCGTATTTTCAGAATCTACTTTCTTCTGTGGGAATGGTTTTTTTTGTAACAGCCTCTAAAATAGAACAAATATATAGATATATTATATTTTTGACGGGTAGATTTTTCTTATTTCGTAATTTTGTCTTTGTAATACATATATAAATCTTAAATTGCGCCGATTTAGAATTGGTTAATACGTAAGTATTTTAAGATATCAAGCAAATACCGACATTCCCTTACGGCACTAAATTCTAACTTACCTTACGGCAACAAAGAGATCTGGCATGTCACTCATCAAACGGTTCACCGATCTGCGGATCGGCGTTCGCCTCATATCGGGATTTTCCGTCATCCTGCTGTTGCTCGTCGCAGTGGCGGGCGTAGCTACAGTTGGCCTTTCCGGTGCGACATCGAATTTCGCGGAGTACCGATTGTCGGCACGCCAGACAGTAGCCGCACAGGCGATCAGCGCCGATCTCTATGCAATGCGCCTGGCGCTGAAGGATTTCCTCATCCAGGGGTCCGACGAAGCCCAGGAGAGAGTGCTGAACAGCGCGGACTTCGCCCTGAAAGAAATCGAGCAGGCGAAGGCGCTGTTTTCCGAGGGAACCGATCAGCATACCCGCATCGACACCGTCGCCGACAGGATTGCCGAGTACAGGGCCGGTTTCGTCACGATCACGGAAATGCGCGCCAAGCGTAACGCCTATGTCGATCAGATGAACGAGCAGGGTCCGAAGATGGAACAGGACCTTTCCGACATCATGCGAAGCGCCAATCGGGACGGCGACGCATCGGCCGCCTACGCCGCAGGCGAGGCTATGCACAAGCTTCTGCTCGCCCGGCTCTATGCCATGAAGTTCCTGATGGACAACTCGCAGGACTCCGTCGACCGCTTCCGGGAGGAACTCGCCGGTTTCCGCGAGGGCACCAACCGGATACTGGTGGAGTTGCAGAACCCTGAGCGCCGCAGGCTTGCCACCGACATCAAGAAGTCCGGTGAATTGTATGCCGAGGAGTTCGAGGGCGTTCAGGAGCTCATCTTCCAGCGCAACGCCATCGTCGCCAACAAGCTCGATGCGCTCGGTCCGCAGATGCGCGATGTGCTGAAGCAGGTGACCGACACGAATCGCGCCATGCAGGACGAACTGGGGCCGCGCGCCGAGGCTGAGATCAACGGCACAATGATGACGGCGATCATCATATCCGCTGTCGCTATCGCCTTCGGCATCCTGGTCGCGCTGTTCCTGGCCCGTTCGATCACCCGTCCGATCACCAACATGACCGAGGCCATGGGTCGTCTCGCCGACGGCGACAAGGAACTCGAGATTCCCGCCCAGGACCGCAAGGACGAGGTCGGCGAAATGGCTGCCGCGGTTCAGGTGTTCAAGGAGAACATGATCAAGGCCGACAAGCTTACCGCCGAACAGGAGGAGATGAAGAAGCGCGCCGAGATCGAGAAGCGCGAGACGATGAACAAGATGGCCGACGAGTTCGAATCCTCGGTCAAGGGCATCGTCAACACGGTCTCTTCGGCCGCCACCGAGCTTCAGTCCTCCGCCGAGGCCCTGTCGGGCACCGCGGAAGAGACCAACCGGCAGTCGACGGCTGTGGCCGCCGCGTCGGAGCAGGCCTCGACCAACGTCCAGACCGTGTCGTCGGCGGCGGAAGAGCTCTCGGCGTCGGTCTCCGAGATCGGGCGCCAGGTGTCGCAGGCCAGCGAGATCGCGGGCAAGGCGGTCGACGATGCGCAGCGCACCAACGCGACGATCGAAAACCTGTCGTCGGCCGCGCAGAAGATCGGTCAGGTGGTCGAGCTGATCAGCGACATCGCCGAGCAGACCAACCTGCTGGCTCTCAACGCCACGATCGAGGCCGCCCGCGCCGGTGAAGCCGGCAAGGGTTTCGCGGTCGTCGCCCAGGAGGTGAAGTCGCTGGCCGGCCAGACGGCCAAGGCGACCGAGGAAATCGGCCAGCAGATCACCGCCGTCCAGTCGCAGGTCGAGGACTCGGTCGGCGCGATCCGCGCGATCAGCGGCACCATCGAGCAGATCAGCTCGATCTCGACGGCAATCGCCTCTGCCGTCGAGGAGCAGGCCGCGGCGACCCAGGAGATCGCTCGCAACGTCCAGCAGGCGGCCGCCGGCACCCGGGATGTCTCCACCAACATCACCGGTGTCACCCAGGCCGCCGGCGAGACCGGTCAGTCGGCGGAGCAGGTGCTGACGGCGGCGAGCGAGCTCAGCCAGCAGTCCGAATTGTTGCGCCAGCAGGTCGATACGTTCATCGGCACGGTGCGCGCCGCCTGATCAGCGGCCGGACGGTTTCGGCCGTCCTTGATACGACACAAGACGGCGGCGGCCCTTCCGGGCCGCCGCCGTATTTTTTTGCCGATGGCCGTCCTTGAGGCTGCATGCATGGAGCCGGTGGCGCAACACTCCGGTGGTCAAACGCCATTCCATGTCGCAAAATTTGCCGCCTGCGTTGACAGAAACAGGGGGCATGGCTATTTTCCGGCCTGAATTTCAGGGTCGGCCGCGCGCCGACCTTTTTCTGTCGAAAACATCAGGAAAGCACGGCGCCGGCAATGGGTGCCGTCGACGGCGATCAAGAGCCATGAAAATCAGAAACTCGATCAAATCACTGGTCAAGCGCCACCGCGACAACCGTGTTGTCCGCCGCAAGGGCCGGATTTACGTCATCAACAAGACGAATCGGCGCTTCAAGGCCCGTCAGGGCTAAGGCCCGGGCGACCGGCGGGGATCTGCCCGCCAGGCGTTGACCGGACACATGTGATGCCCCATCTTTTCAGGTCATGGACCAGATCCGTGGCCTGATTTTAGTCGTCTTCTTCACCGTGTTCCTCGCCGCGGCACCGTTTGGTGCGTCCGCCGAGGATTCGAGCGGTCCGGGGACCACTCCCGAAAAGAGCGACAAATCCGCCGAGACAGCCGAACCGTCGGTCGAGGATCTGCTCGACAGGCTGTCGCAATCGGCGAGCGAGGACGAAGCAAAAGCGCTTGAGCGCAAGATCGTCGCCGCCTGGAACGCTTCGGGCAGCGACACGGTCGATCTTCTCGTCCAGCGCGCCGGCGCGGCGATCGAGGACAAGGATCTCGGTATCGCGCTGCAGTATCTCGACCTCGTCACCCAGATGCTGCCCGACTATGCCGAAGGCTGGAACATGCGGGCGACGGTCTATTACCTGCTCGACGAGTACGAGCTTTCACTGGCGGATATCCAGCGCACACTCGCGCTGCAGCCCCGGCATTTCGGCGCATTGACCGGGCTCGGCCTGATTTTCCGCGAGCTCGACGAGCCGGAAAAGGCGCTGGAGGCGTATCGCCAGGTGCTGGCGGTGCACCCTTATTTCGGCAAGGCCCGTCAATCGGTCGAGAAGCTCGAGACCGAAGTCGAGGGACGCGATATCTGACCCGAACAGGGGCATCTGACGCGAACCGGGGCGCCCGTCTTCGGTCCGGGAAGCGGATCAGCGGAGATCAGCCCTCACCGAGCTTGTCGGACCCGACGAAGGCAATCCGCAGCATGTTGGTCGCGCCGGGCGTCCCGAAGGGCACGCCGGCGGTGACGATGATGCGCTGGCCGGGGCGGGCGAAGCCTTCCTGATAGGCGATGCGGCAGGCGCGATCGACCATGTCGGTCTCGTCGCGGGCGTCCTCCGTCTCGACGCAGTGCACGCCCCAGACCAGCGCCAGACGGCGCGCGGTGGCCATG encodes:
- a CDS encoding zinc-binding dehydrogenase, yielding MRALTLVSDRNLQLIEQPDPPPPGAGEVQVRVRAMALNHIDVWGWRGMAFAKRKLPLVVGAEAAGEIVAVGPDVSDRKVGDKVALYGAMTCGTCRPCREGRDNLCENVAGVLGFHVDGFARELMNTQARLTVPVPDGVSWIDAACAPITFGTVQHMLFDNAKLESDETVLVHAGGSGIGTAAIRMAKAIGATVITTVGDDEKAKKAKALGADHVINYRTDRFEHMVRKITGKKGVEVVFEHVGPDTWAGSMLSLKRGGRLVTCGSTSGVTTQINLMQLFQQQLKIFGSFGCTMRNIAESLAKMADGIQPVIDTKIDIADFEVGLDRLESRKVFGKIVTLI
- a CDS encoding SDR family oxidoreductase encodes the protein MAAAADGKTPARRVLVTGGARGLGRAIVHAMAASGHDVTFTYNASPDKAETTLEELRTAYPNGAFEAHSVDLSDRGSIDEFVSLIEDETFYGLVHNAGLTYDSLAAVMDQDRAEAAMQVNFWSMTRLAAGLVRRMTRARSGRIVVIGSVIALRGTIGNSAYGASKAALLGYVRTLALETARRGVTVNFVAPGFIDTDMLAPYADYHQHMESQIPAGRFAAPEEIANLVDFLMSPGAGYITGAVLPVDGGLTAAIPVHR
- a CDS encoding beta-ketoacyl-ACP synthase, which codes for MSATNGTHDSKGRPVVVVTGMGIVTSLGRGREDNWKALTSGTSGIHTITRFPTDSLRTTIGGTVEFVDVEPFFCAPGLSETLANMAVAEAIEQSDVGARGDFPGPLFIAVPPVEMEWPQREELARSMNPDGPVDYGTLLAAARQGRPDLHRRFLFGSVAETLADRYGTKGSPISLSTACASGATAIQLGIEAIRRGEADAALSVGTDGSIHAEALIRFSLLSALSTQNDPPEGAAKPFAKNRDGFVMAEGAAALVLESLEHARARGARILGVLEGAGEQADSFHRTRSNPDGHAIIDCIQAALDDAGVTPEDVDYINAHGTGTPENDKMECLGVQTVFGDHAQAVPISSNKSMIGHTLTAAGAVEAVFSLMTIAEGRLPPTINYDVPDPAIPLDVVPNTARDAEVRRVLSNSFGFGGQNVSLVLAAEPA
- a CDS encoding beta-ketoacyl-ACP synthase, with the protein product MNTEARRDVLITGVGLVSSLGEGLDQHRDALNAQGGRKPVVDRETYAPYPIHPLVDVDFDKQIPKRGDQRQMEPWQRIGTYAAGLALDDAGIKTETEILARTDMIVSAGGGERDTDVDSAILTDLLKSNDPGSLLNERLSNDLRPTLFLAQLPNLLAGNISIVHKVTGSSRTFMGEEAAGVDAVRTAHARVASGQSDICLVGGSYNAARLDMLLLFELGNFLSREDWQPIWERVQGNGGMITGSMGAFLVLESPEHAASRGADPIARLDAVLSDRCNREPGQATASARRQFDAIKPLISGRTAIYSGATGAQAISAEERDFLTGLLAGDIDGTARAVGSLIGHGLEAQFPALVALAAQAASDGRPYPPLDATGLETGTDAPIDQVLVNMWGHWRGEGMALVSPVGR
- a CDS encoding 3-hydroxyacyl-ACP dehydratase FabZ family protein; amino-acid sequence: MRIEYFQLIDEIVEVGKDAGMIRARATVPEENTIFEGHFPGHPLMPGVLLIESMAQTSGYLVLSVNGFNSMPFLAGVREAKFRTFVTPGDVLDLEAVLEHDGSGYAMTKAKIKRDGKPICDARLTFRVMPFPTPDFRTLMTGNAIRLGYPQELIA
- a CDS encoding acyl carrier protein — its product is MSSTFDTVADIISETCDIPRDDIKPDSHVIDDLGIDSLDFLDIAFAIDKAFGIKMPFEQWTQEVNEGKASAEQYFVLKNLCERIDELIAAKTA
- the nhaA gene encoding Na+/H+ antiporter NhaA, producing the protein MPELANSKTWKRTGKTTVDTPDLPYELANRFTTPIARFLKVEAAIGLLLLLAAITAMTLANSPLSGPFLAFWETPIGLHFGPWEFGRSLQHWINDGLMTFFFFVVALELKRELVLGELRHPRFAALPLAGAVGGMLVPALLYLAFMSGKPGAHGWGTVMATDTAFVIGCLALFSWRIPPGLRLYLLSLAIFDDVGAILVVALGYGTSLNWAGLGFAIAGLAVVAVSARIGIRCIPVYFLFGGAIWLCVDSSGIHPTVAGVVLGLMTPTRAWVSDARLRGILERVLSYPIGDHWSGDTADRRDLRKAGVAVAESLSPVERLVMMLHPWVGFVIMPIFALANAGVPISVDDIGQPVSVAIVIGLVLGKPIGVMSFSWLAAHACLAIKSRGLSWRYMAAGALLTGIGFTMSLFVAELAYSPALIDAGKIGIFTGSVMSAVLGLSMLTWLTWRRPAA
- a CDS encoding HAMP domain-containing methyl-accepting chemotaxis protein, with product MSLIKRFTDLRIGVRLISGFSVILLLLVAVAGVATVGLSGATSNFAEYRLSARQTVAAQAISADLYAMRLALKDFLIQGSDEAQERVLNSADFALKEIEQAKALFSEGTDQHTRIDTVADRIAEYRAGFVTITEMRAKRNAYVDQMNEQGPKMEQDLSDIMRSANRDGDASAAYAAGEAMHKLLLARLYAMKFLMDNSQDSVDRFREELAGFREGTNRILVELQNPERRRLATDIKKSGELYAEEFEGVQELIFQRNAIVANKLDALGPQMRDVLKQVTDTNRAMQDELGPRAEAEINGTMMTAIIISAVAIAFGILVALFLARSITRPITNMTEAMGRLADGDKELEIPAQDRKDEVGEMAAAVQVFKENMIKADKLTAEQEEMKKRAEIEKRETMNKMADEFESSVKGIVNTVSSAATELQSSAEALSGTAEETNRQSTAVAAASEQASTNVQTVSSAAEELSASVSEIGRQVSQASEIAGKAVDDAQRTNATIENLSSAAQKIGQVVELISDIAEQTNLLALNATIEAARAGEAGKGFAVVAQEVKSLAGQTAKATEEIGQQITAVQSQVEDSVGAIRAISGTIEQISSISTAIASAVEEQAAATQEIARNVQQAAAGTRDVSTNITGVTQAAGETGQSAEQVLTAASELSQQSELLRQQVDTFIGTVRAA
- the ykgO gene encoding type B 50S ribosomal protein L36 translates to MKIRNSIKSLVKRHRDNRVVRRKGRIYVINKTNRRFKARQG
- a CDS encoding tetratricopeptide repeat protein, with amino-acid sequence MDQIRGLILVVFFTVFLAAAPFGASAEDSSGPGTTPEKSDKSAETAEPSVEDLLDRLSQSASEDEAKALERKIVAAWNASGSDTVDLLVQRAGAAIEDKDLGIALQYLDLVTQMLPDYAEGWNMRATVYYLLDEYELSLADIQRTLALQPRHFGALTGLGLIFRELDEPEKALEAYRQVLAVHPYFGKARQSVEKLETEVEGRDI